The Vicinamibacteria bacterium genome includes a window with the following:
- a CDS encoding ABC transporter ATP-binding protein: protein MIRLQGVTKVVRSGTEELTILRALDLEVPAGQFLSVVGPSGSGKSTLLGLMAGLDAPTSGLIQIDGEDLSGLSEDRLARLRGEKIGFVFQFFHLLPSLTAFENVLVPMEIAGIAGAEAMSRKLLDEVGLSDRAHHYPSQLSGGEQQRVALARALANDPPILLADEPTGNLDAANGRHIVEILLDIHKSRGTTIVLATHDPELAAQSDRVLVLKGGSVERIEEPARPRRATLSSSWQR, encoded by the coding sequence ATGATACGGCTCCAAGGCGTTACCAAAGTCGTTCGCAGCGGAACCGAGGAGCTCACCATTCTCCGGGCGCTCGATCTCGAGGTTCCCGCCGGTCAGTTTCTCTCGGTGGTGGGTCCGTCGGGAAGCGGCAAGTCGACATTGCTGGGGCTCATGGCGGGGCTCGACGCGCCGACGTCGGGACTCATCCAAATCGATGGCGAAGACCTCTCCGGCCTGAGCGAAGACCGGCTCGCGAGGCTTCGGGGCGAGAAAATCGGGTTCGTCTTCCAGTTCTTCCACCTTCTTCCTTCTCTGACGGCGTTCGAGAACGTTCTCGTGCCGATGGAGATCGCCGGGATCGCCGGCGCCGAGGCGATGTCGCGAAAGCTGCTCGACGAGGTCGGTCTGTCGGACCGAGCGCATCACTATCCATCGCAGCTTTCCGGAGGCGAGCAGCAACGTGTGGCGCTCGCCCGGGCGCTGGCGAACGATCCTCCCATCCTTCTCGCCGACGAGCCGACGGGGAACCTCGATGCCGCCAATGGCCGGCACATCGTCGAGATCCTCCTCGATATCCACAAGAGCCGTGGGACGACCATCGTGCTCGCTACCCACGACCCGGAGTTGGCGGCCCAGTCGGACCGGGTCCTCGTCCTTAAAGGCGGATCGGTCGAGCGGATCGAAGAGCCGGCCCGGCCGAGGCGCGCAACTCTCTCGTCATCCTGGCAGCGATGA
- a CDS encoding arylesterase, whose translation MSFAPLRSFAVAFFLSSVLALHLGCDAAEENLAPAPPPAAEESERSDQKKIIAFGDSLTAGFGIGLDEAYPAVLQEMIDREGYRYEVINAGVSGETSAGGVRRLSWVLDQREVEAIVLALGGNDGLRGLPPQEMKKNLATLIEEAKSRDITVLLAGFEAPPDARDRYVRDFVAVFPELAQEHDVTLMPSLLQGVIGVSELNQPDGKHPNAEGARVVAENVWSYLKPLLTTP comes from the coding sequence ATGAGCTTTGCGCCGTTGCGCTCTTTCGCCGTCGCGTTTTTTCTGAGCTCGGTCCTCGCGCTTCACCTGGGATGCGATGCGGCGGAGGAGAACCTGGCGCCCGCCCCTCCTCCGGCGGCGGAGGAGTCGGAACGGAGCGACCAGAAGAAGATCATCGCCTTCGGCGACAGTCTGACCGCTGGCTTCGGGATCGGTCTCGACGAAGCCTACCCCGCGGTGCTCCAGGAGATGATCGATCGGGAAGGCTACCGTTACGAAGTCATCAATGCCGGTGTTTCCGGAGAGACGAGCGCGGGAGGGGTCCGCCGTCTTTCCTGGGTTCTCGATCAGCGTGAGGTCGAGGCAATCGTCCTGGCTCTCGGAGGCAACGACGGCCTCCGCGGACTGCCACCGCAGGAGATGAAGAAGAACCTCGCGACCCTGATCGAAGAAGCGAAATCGCGCGACATCACCGTACTGTTAGCCGGCTTCGAGGCCCCTCCGGACGCCAGGGATCGGTACGTGCGAGATTTCGTCGCCGTTTTTCCCGAGCTCGCCCAGGAGCACGACGTCACCCTGATGCCGTCGCTGCTCCAGGGCGTCATCGGAGTCTCGGAGCTCAACCAACCCGATGGCAAGCACCCCAATGCCGAGGGCGCGCGGGTGGTGGCCGAGAACGTCTGGTCGTACTTGAAGCCTCTCTTGACGACGCCATGA